The following proteins are encoded in a genomic region of Populus nigra chromosome 16, ddPopNigr1.1, whole genome shotgun sequence:
- the LOC133675683 gene encoding uncharacterized protein LOC133675683, whose amino-acid sequence MTCSREALARLFRNVSSSSFLLLLFLYFSSTLLLKLINFIGSYPIIQRNQNVYEYNFSDEEEEEEIETYSYCDQSMEKDNLVADIIHGCEYESEIQVMPNNSTHTNHNHVEDFVSTPEAVLEEQDDSFASDEMLSVLASAGSESEHGDADMVEEEMKTSDTDSVHDSVANQQGPTAPITKDLHKSGFMDSDENSGEDCINQEIENKKLKDTYLSVDEKFLIYAPNRLELRKLQVQEKDEEEIFGDSCTVGSTSKSSSEWRSLIKDSRTEDPFSSSSRRSCSRWESYTVFQKYDEEMMYLDRISAQKLHETESLKSIHVNPRSISDRIVHKFSTINKKPSDICQNPYHELEGAYVAQICLTWEALNWNYKNFGLKRASQCDFDPGCPAHIAQQFQQFQVLLQRYVENEPYEQGRRPEVYARMRLLAPKLLLVPEFRDSEDDQKDDAKFGSRISTAAFLMIMEDGIRTFMDFLKDDKEKTCQILKAFFRRNRRGSVDPVLLQLMKKVNKKKKMKLKDLRRARTCIRKRKLTVEEEMEILMGLIDLKLVSRVLRMADMSEEKLHWCEEKISKVRVLDGKLQRDSSPLFFPAH is encoded by the exons ATGACATGTTCAAGAGAAGCTCTTGCTAGGTTGTTCCGCAATGTCTCAAGCTCCTccttccttctccttctcttcctcTACTTCTCCTCCACTTTGCTCCTTAAGCTCATCAACTTCATTGGCAGCTATCCTATAATCCAAAG AAACCAAAATGTATATGAATATAATTTCTCTgatgaagaggaggaggaagaaattGAAACATATAGCTACTGTGATCAGTCTATGGAAAAAGATAACCTTGTGGCGGACATAATCCATGGCTGTGAATATGAATCAGAAATTCAGGTTATGCCTAACAACAGCACTCATACAAATCATAATCATGTTGAAGATTTCGTAAGCACACCGGAGGCCGTTCTTGAAGAGCAAGATGATAGTTTTGCTAGTGATGAAATGCTTTCTGTCCTTGCCTCAGCAGGTTCAGAATCAGAACATGGTGACGCAGATATGGTTGAAGAAGAGATGAAAACAAGTGATACTGATTCGGTTCATGATTCTGTCGCAAATCAACAGGGCCCCACAGCTCCAATCACCAAAGACCTACACAAAAGTGGTTTCATGGACAGTGACGAAAACAGTGGCG AAGACTGCATTaatcaagaaattgaaaataagaaGCTGAAGGATACATATTTATCTGTTGATGAAAAGTTCCTGATTTATGCGCCAAACCGATTGGAACTGAGGAAACTTCAAGTTCAAGAAAAGGATGAGGAAGAAATATTTGGTGACTCGTGCACAGTAGGCTCAACTTCTAAGAGCTCCTCTGAATGGAGGAGCTTAATCAAGGACTCGAGAACCGAAGATCCATTTTCTTCTTCGTCGCGAAGAAGTTGCTCCAGGTGGGAATCCTACACAGTGTTCCAGAAATATGATGAGGAGATGATGTACCTAGACAGAATTAGTGCTCAAAAGCTTCATGAAACAG AGTCTCTAAAGTCCATCCATGTGAATCCAAGATCAATTTCAGATAGGATTGTTCACAAGTTTTCTACCATAAACAAGAAGCCTTCCGACATCTGCCAGAACCCGTATCATGAATTGGAAGGTGCCTATGTAGCTCAAATTTGCTTAACATGGGAAGCACTTAATTGGAACTACAAGAACTTTGGACTAAAAAGAGCTTCGCAATGCGACTTTGATCCTGGTTGTCCAGCACATATTGCACAACAGTTTCAGCAATTCCAAGTCCTTTTGCAGAGATATGTCGAAAATGAGCCTTATGAGCAAGGCAGGAGACCTGAGGTTTATGCCAGAATGAGGCTTCTAGCACCAAAGTTACTCCTGGTGCCAGAATTTCGAG ATTCTGAAGATGATCAGAAAGATGATGCTAAATTTGGCTCAAGAATTTCAACGGCTGCATTTCTAATGATAATGGAAGACGGAATCCGAACATTCATGGATTTTCTCAAGGATGATAAGGAGAAAACCTGCCAGATTCTGAAGGCATTCTTTAGGCGAAATCGAAGGGGTTCAGTAGATCCTGTTCTTCTCCAATTAATGAAGAAAGTTAACAAAAAA AAAAAGATGAAGCTCAAAGATCTTCGCCGAGCTCGCACTTgcataaggaaaagaaaattaacagtGGAGGAAGAGATGGAGATTTTGATGGGACTAATAGACTTAAAGCTTGTCTCTAGGGTATTGAGAATGGCTGACATGAGTGAAGAAAAATTGCATTGGTGTGAAGAAAAAATTAGCAAAGTGAGAGTATTGGATGGGAAACTTCAAAGAGATTCCTCACCACTTTTTTTCCCCGCACATTGA